A region of Paenibacillus sp. 37 DNA encodes the following proteins:
- a CDS encoding GNAT family N-acetyltransferase, protein MQHGIRQAGLPDCNEVGQLFNEYRMFYNQNADIEAAHQYIRERMERHESVILVAETDAESDHGTDESNGMSLSNGFICTGFVQLYPSFSSVSMGPVWVLNDLYVHPDYRQQGIARKLLQAAKQLASERGVLRISLSTELSNKQAQALYESEGYAQDTKFMYYELNV, encoded by the coding sequence ATGCAGCACGGAATCAGACAAGCGGGTCTTCCTGATTGTAACGAAGTGGGACAATTGTTCAATGAGTACAGGATGTTCTACAACCAAAATGCTGACATTGAGGCAGCACATCAGTATATTAGAGAACGAATGGAACGCCATGAATCGGTGATTTTGGTAGCAGAAACAGATGCCGAAAGTGATCATGGGACAGATGAAAGTAATGGTATGTCACTCTCGAATGGCTTTATTTGTACAGGATTCGTTCAGCTGTATCCCAGTTTCAGTTCGGTATCGATGGGGCCTGTCTGGGTGCTTAATGATCTATATGTGCATCCGGATTATCGTCAGCAAGGCATTGCCAGGAAGCTCTTGCAAGCAGCCAAACAATTGGCATCTGAGCGAGGAGTTCTTCGTATATCACTCTCAACCGAGTTAAGTAACAAACAAGCACAAGCTTTATATGAATCCGAAGGATATGCACAGGATACCAAATTCATGTATTATGAACTTAATGTATAG
- a CDS encoding MFS transporter — MKEQSTQQVRLWTTDFILLMLCNFLLFLQLHMIVSPLPSYVQERFHANAFEVSLFTCLFALSAIAARLYSAKALEKGLRNAMIYIGLSVALLATLGYYFAAGIAVLLLLRMLFGIGFGMSSTAFPTMASDIVPVKRMGEGMGYFGLSTSLAMSMGPIIGVTLLQGAGFVTLMLCTAGVLAVIYPLSYSLTRKKAVRTDNSTTIMPQATTSASGSNPKQKTPFNRKLILPSVLNCLLSITYGGLVGFIVLYGKEANLANPALFFLFNALAVLLVRPFAGRIYDNKGPKALLIPGAIFVAVGLILLSYATSMSVLFIAAFIYGIGYGSMQSSLQTWMIQVVSPTQRGMANGMFLNSLDLGIATGALLLGAIAAMTSYTDMYRYSVMFMILFLLIYLIQGKRSGSFSIEPHALLAHTHIPATEPPQDQNKDSESGAGNTETSQSNISKHE, encoded by the coding sequence ATGAAAGAACAATCTACACAACAAGTTAGACTATGGACTACCGATTTTATACTGCTGATGCTGTGCAACTTCTTGTTGTTCTTGCAACTGCACATGATTGTCTCTCCGCTTCCGTCTTACGTTCAGGAGCGATTTCACGCCAATGCGTTTGAAGTAAGTTTATTCACCTGTCTGTTTGCACTAAGTGCCATAGCAGCCCGTCTCTATTCCGCGAAAGCACTGGAGAAGGGTCTTCGTAACGCCATGATCTATATAGGTCTGTCCGTAGCCCTGCTAGCAACACTCGGCTATTATTTTGCTGCCGGTATAGCTGTGCTCTTGTTGCTGAGAATGTTGTTTGGTATCGGGTTTGGTATGAGCAGTACCGCTTTTCCAACGATGGCCTCGGATATTGTGCCCGTCAAACGAATGGGTGAAGGTATGGGTTACTTTGGTCTATCGACTAGTCTGGCTATGTCTATGGGGCCAATCATTGGGGTCACTCTGCTCCAGGGCGCTGGATTTGTAACCCTGATGTTATGTACTGCGGGTGTCCTCGCTGTGATCTATCCACTGAGTTATTCGCTGACACGCAAAAAAGCAGTCAGAACCGATAACAGTACAACCATCATGCCACAAGCCACAACAAGTGCTTCAGGGTCCAACCCGAAACAGAAGACCCCTTTCAACCGCAAGCTGATTCTGCCCAGTGTGCTGAATTGCCTATTATCCATCACCTATGGTGGGCTTGTCGGATTCATCGTTTTGTATGGTAAGGAAGCCAATCTGGCCAATCCTGCGCTGTTCTTTTTGTTCAATGCACTCGCCGTGTTATTGGTTAGACCATTTGCAGGGCGGATCTATGACAATAAAGGTCCAAAAGCACTGCTCATTCCAGGAGCAATATTCGTTGCTGTCGGCCTCATTCTGCTCTCTTATGCAACCTCCATGTCTGTCCTGTTCATCGCTGCCTTTATCTACGGAATCGGTTATGGTTCCATGCAGTCGTCTCTGCAGACCTGGATGATTCAAGTTGTATCTCCTACTCAACGGGGTATGGCTAACGGCATGTTTTTGAACTCGCTGGATCTGGGGATTGCGACCGGTGCCCTTCTTCTCGGCGCCATTGCGGCGATGACCAGTTATACCGATATGTATCGTTATTCCGTGATGTTTATGATTCTGTTCTTGCTTATATATCTGATTCAGGGAAAACGAAGCGGCAGCTTCTCCATTGAACCTCATGCTCTGCTCGCTCATACTCATATCCCTGCAACGGAACCACCTCAAGATCAGAACAAGGATTCAGAATCTGGAGCTGGAAACACCGAAACTAGCCAGTCGAATATAAGTAAACACGAATGA
- a CDS encoding RbsD/FucU family protein: MLKNIPAIIPPELLKIMSEMGHGDELVLADGNFPAASHAKRLVRCDALGVVELLDAILQLYPLDTYAERPAAVMQVVKGDQVIPIIWEDYRRLIEEYEGITDAFDHEERFDFYKRASNAYVIVATGERAQYANLILKKGVIFPDADPGQEQQNAESN; the protein is encoded by the coding sequence ATGCTAAAGAATATACCCGCAATAATACCTCCAGAGTTACTCAAAATCATGTCCGAAATGGGTCATGGAGACGAGTTGGTTCTGGCGGATGGCAATTTCCCCGCAGCCAGTCATGCCAAGCGACTGGTACGCTGTGATGCACTGGGAGTCGTTGAACTGCTGGATGCCATCCTGCAATTATATCCACTGGATACCTATGCTGAGCGTCCCGCTGCTGTCATGCAGGTTGTGAAAGGGGATCAGGTGATCCCGATCATATGGGAAGACTACCGCCGATTGATTGAAGAATACGAAGGCATTACGGATGCTTTTGATCATGAAGAACGATTTGATTTTTATAAACGGGCTTCGAATGCCTATGTGATTGTTGCAACTGGTGAGCGAGCGCAATACGCCAATCTGATTTTGAAGAAAGGCGTCATTTTCCCCGATGCTGATCCTGGTCAGGAACAGCAGAATGCTGAATCGAACTGA
- the rpiA gene encoding ribose-5-phosphate isomerase RpiA → MNLKQIAAERAAEYVEDGMKVGLGTGSTAYYAICRIGERVRDGLNIQAVATSEASDKLAREWGIPIVPFDQIGRLDLTIDGADEVDPEFNLIKGGGGALLREKIVAANSDKLIIVADGSKAVQKLGKFPLPVEVVPFASEWTFQALEKLGCQPQWRMDGQQRYLTDNGNLIADCHMEAIDRAANLNVQLNMLPGVVDNGLFVDMASTVILANADGSIEELHRS, encoded by the coding sequence ATGAATCTTAAACAGATAGCAGCAGAGCGTGCGGCAGAATATGTTGAAGATGGAATGAAGGTTGGATTGGGTACAGGTTCAACAGCTTATTATGCCATCTGCCGGATCGGTGAGCGGGTACGTGATGGATTAAACATTCAAGCGGTTGCCACTTCAGAGGCTTCGGACAAGCTTGCCCGTGAATGGGGGATTCCCATTGTCCCATTTGACCAGATTGGACGTCTGGATCTGACCATTGATGGCGCTGATGAAGTGGATCCCGAATTTAACCTGATTAAAGGGGGCGGCGGGGCTCTTTTGCGTGAGAAAATCGTGGCGGCCAATAGTGACAAATTGATTATTGTAGCGGATGGCAGCAAAGCCGTGCAAAAGTTGGGGAAATTCCCGCTTCCAGTTGAGGTGGTTCCATTTGCTTCGGAGTGGACCTTCCAGGCGCTCGAAAAATTGGGGTGTCAACCACAGTGGCGGATGGATGGACAGCAACGTTATCTGACAGACAACGGAAACCTGATAGCGGATTGTCATATGGAAGCGATTGATCGCGCTGCGAACCTTAATGTTCAATTGAACATGTTACCAGGTGTTGTGGATAACGGACTATTTGTGGATATGGCTAGCACAGTCATTCTTGCCAACGCGGACGGCAGTATCGAAGAGCTTCATCGTTCTTAA
- a CDS encoding MFS transporter: MNDKKWDLVALASIPLIMTLGNSMLIPILPQIERELKVSAFKVSMLITVYAVVAILLIPLAGYLSDRFGRKAVIIPSLIIAAVGGAVAGVAAWILNGNIAYWTILGGRLLQGVGAAGAFPIVIPLVGDMFNDEDQVSKSLGIIETSNTFGKVLSPILGAALAVWLWYLPFMAIPVLCVLSLILVIFLVKTPKKKEKPPTFTEFVASIKDVLKEKGRWLYALFAIGGICMFILFGVLYYLSETLESEFAMKGIVKGLVLAIPLAALCLFSFFAGKWIGKSKPRMKWIGFAGLFLVTVSLGVIGVFDNIYVVVGLFTLGSAGIGATLPCLDALITEGVDKKQRGTITALFSSMRFIGVSLGPPVVSLLIGKQHFLLFGVLAASAAVGGLLTLFAVKPDKGDQPTSGSGQKQDERHIERIEPSRGYAPIRRKKSPF, translated from the coding sequence ATGAACGATAAAAAGTGGGACCTCGTCGCACTTGCTTCCATCCCTTTAATTATGACCTTGGGTAACTCCATGCTTATACCGATCCTGCCACAGATTGAACGTGAGTTGAAGGTATCTGCATTCAAGGTCAGTATGCTTATTACAGTCTACGCTGTAGTTGCCATTCTGCTTATTCCACTCGCAGGATACTTGTCGGATCGTTTTGGCAGAAAAGCAGTCATTATTCCCAGCCTTATCATTGCAGCCGTCGGGGGTGCTGTAGCTGGTGTGGCTGCATGGATTCTGAACGGAAATATAGCTTACTGGACCATATTAGGTGGCAGGTTATTACAGGGGGTTGGAGCAGCGGGGGCATTCCCGATTGTGATACCTTTGGTTGGGGACATGTTCAATGATGAAGATCAGGTATCTAAAAGTCTGGGAATCATTGAAACTTCGAATACATTTGGCAAAGTGTTAAGTCCAATTCTGGGAGCAGCACTGGCTGTGTGGTTATGGTACCTACCATTTATGGCTATTCCCGTTCTATGTGTTCTTTCGCTGATCCTGGTTATTTTCTTGGTGAAAACACCCAAGAAAAAAGAAAAACCGCCCACCTTTACAGAATTTGTGGCTTCCATTAAAGATGTACTAAAAGAAAAAGGACGATGGTTGTACGCCTTGTTTGCGATCGGTGGAATTTGTATGTTTATTCTTTTTGGTGTGCTGTATTATCTTTCCGAGACATTGGAGAGCGAGTTCGCCATGAAGGGCATTGTAAAAGGTCTCGTGCTTGCCATTCCGCTAGCGGCACTGTGTCTTTTTTCCTTTTTCGCAGGAAAGTGGATCGGAAAGAGTAAGCCTCGTATGAAGTGGATCGGATTTGCAGGTCTTTTTCTTGTAACTGTTTCGCTGGGTGTTATTGGAGTTTTCGATAATATCTACGTTGTCGTAGGTCTATTCACATTGGGAAGTGCGGGAATAGGGGCAACCTTACCATGTCTGGATGCTCTAATTACTGAGGGTGTGGACAAAAAGCAGCGAGGTACGATTACGGCTTTGTTCAGTAGCATGCGATTCATCGGTGTATCACTCGGCCCACCTGTTGTTTCTTTACTCATTGGCAAACAACATTTTTTGCTTTTTGGTGTGCTTGCCGCTTCTGCAGCTGTAGGAGGACTACTTACATTATTTGCAGTTAAGCCGGATAAGGGAGACCAACCTACTTCAGGAAGCGGACAGAAACAGGACGAACGACACATCGAGCGAATCGAGCCAAGTAGAGGGTATGCTCCTATAAGGCGCAAGAAAAGTCCATTTTAA
- a CDS encoding non-ribosomal peptide synthetase produces the protein MESSLPVLQIPLDFGRRQQSFSYQSAQITLHASLSRELKQKYGEQMVYPVLLSAYAALLFRLSAEQELAIGILSPDQAASYLSLQIQGKLTFSQLCHQVSEQLKIEYTLQNGGYPESFFMLNSVQLPQAPQILNWNVRGDQNMLILDLFYDSSLLKESTVLRYAEYYQTLLLALVRDGEKAIGTVDILSASDRLLYREMNDTSVLEPENQTVHGWFEATAAAYPDSPAITSPSKSYTYRELNERANQVARVLLSNGLQKGEFVSIFMDRSLETIISLLGILKAGGAYVPIDPEHPQERNSYIVEDTASSFVLTTEASYAQASSLFSSIATVRQILAVDGRLAGFAASNPNLDIQPDDLAYIIYTSGSTGKPKGALIAHRGVTNLGSVVQRDCDIQPGDVLTQFATYSFDASVWDTIGALFYGAELYLLSAEERVSVEEFASAIERTGTNIITILPTIFFNQLASYLSDEGFHKLAKVRIITVAGEALYGEQVRAFQRKFGNQIDIVNVYGPTECTVATTTHRISEQVPEHVVNIPIGKPIHNYKVYIVNEEQQLCPAGVPGEVYIATPALAKGYLNQPERTEQAFIENPFAIGEKIYKSGDIAKLLDTGLLEYVGRSDSQLKIRGHRIEIGEIEDHFARLDQIQNVAVIPKKESDGQNMLVGYFTSKDGSTLSVSDIKAELTEKLPSYFVPKWICQLDEMPIAPTGKINRKAMVSLPHVERYEDRPDRVMPETETESIILDAWKEILQHDDFGVEDSFFNIGGDSLRVIHVLVILKPHYPQLKIADFFAEKTVRALARRVEVLSLSAAEVTDSVVTDGMITQLSEHPVELTTQLGYPLIREPEHVLLTGATGYLGSHVLQQLILNSSTRIYTLVRRPSNGITAMERLTNVLEGYFGKQLTDQLSTRVEIIEGDLEQPNLGLSAEQTAYVQDRIDRVIHCAADVRHFGDADQFAKTNVEGTVALLDLIRSKPGASFHHVSTMGIPEDLALSGQWESSLQYDRFPADLHVDNLYSDSKLEAEKVLMIAAEQGVPVSIYRAGNLTCHSETGRFQSNIDSNAFYRMIKAMLLLGKAPAADWMVDFTPINYASEAIVHLALRQDTAGRVFHICNPEPIRYDELILSVNRAGYEVETLPFADYTRWLFDASISKEPEALQLAIAQLEGDGAKDSAYVYACPVTTAYVEPAGISCAKTDDHFISAMLDYAVQIGYFPSAIRRHNGTSTAME, from the coding sequence ATGGAATCTAGCTTGCCCGTTCTGCAGATTCCACTGGATTTTGGGCGACGTCAACAATCATTCTCTTATCAGTCTGCTCAAATCACATTACATGCTTCTCTGAGCCGTGAACTTAAACAGAAGTATGGAGAACAGATGGTGTACCCGGTACTCCTCTCAGCTTATGCAGCCTTGTTATTCCGATTGTCAGCTGAACAGGAACTTGCCATAGGTATACTTTCTCCCGATCAGGCAGCATCCTATCTTTCATTACAGATTCAGGGGAAATTGACCTTCAGCCAACTATGTCATCAGGTTTCAGAGCAGCTCAAGATTGAATACACGTTGCAAAACGGTGGATACCCTGAATCGTTTTTTATGCTGAATAGTGTTCAGTTGCCTCAAGCTCCTCAAATATTAAATTGGAACGTTCGAGGTGATCAAAACATGCTCATCCTCGATCTGTTCTATGATAGTTCACTGTTAAAAGAGTCTACCGTGCTGAGATATGCAGAATATTATCAGACTCTTCTACTCGCCCTTGTGCGTGACGGTGAGAAAGCAATCGGTACTGTAGATATTCTTTCCGCCTCAGATCGATTGCTTTACCGTGAAATGAATGATACTTCCGTTCTCGAACCAGAGAATCAGACGGTTCATGGCTGGTTCGAAGCAACGGCCGCGGCATATCCGGATTCACCGGCGATAACATCGCCATCCAAAAGTTATACGTACAGGGAATTGAATGAACGAGCTAATCAGGTTGCACGTGTTCTGTTATCCAATGGATTGCAGAAAGGTGAATTCGTGAGTATCTTTATGGATCGAAGTCTGGAGACCATCATCTCCCTTCTTGGTATTCTGAAGGCAGGTGGTGCATATGTTCCGATCGATCCTGAGCATCCACAAGAACGTAACAGTTATATCGTGGAAGATACGGCGTCCTCATTCGTGCTGACAACAGAGGCTTCTTATGCCCAAGCTTCCAGCTTATTCTCCAGTATAGCTACGGTCCGTCAGATTCTCGCTGTGGATGGTCGTTTAGCCGGATTTGCAGCAAGTAATCCCAATCTGGATATTCAGCCAGATGATCTTGCGTATATTATCTACACGTCAGGGTCGACCGGTAAACCCAAAGGTGCACTGATTGCCCACCGGGGTGTAACCAATCTTGGCAGTGTGGTTCAGCGTGATTGTGACATTCAACCAGGTGATGTATTAACTCAGTTTGCTACATACAGCTTTGATGCTTCCGTGTGGGATACCATTGGCGCCTTGTTCTATGGAGCAGAATTATATCTGTTGTCTGCGGAAGAACGGGTATCCGTAGAAGAATTCGCAAGTGCAATTGAACGGACAGGAACAAACATCATTACGATACTGCCTACGATTTTCTTCAATCAGCTTGCTTCCTACTTATCCGATGAAGGTTTCCACAAGCTGGCCAAAGTCAGAATCATTACTGTAGCCGGAGAAGCGCTCTATGGTGAACAAGTTCGTGCCTTCCAGCGCAAATTCGGAAACCAGATTGATATTGTCAATGTGTACGGACCTACCGAATGTACAGTAGCCACAACTACTCACCGCATCAGTGAGCAGGTTCCCGAACATGTGGTGAACATCCCTATCGGTAAACCGATTCATAACTACAAAGTATACATTGTGAATGAAGAACAACAGCTCTGTCCGGCAGGTGTACCTGGTGAGGTATATATTGCTACCCCTGCATTGGCCAAAGGTTATCTGAATCAGCCAGAACGTACAGAGCAAGCATTCATTGAGAACCCGTTTGCGATAGGTGAGAAAATCTACAAATCTGGCGATATTGCCAAATTGCTGGATACCGGGTTACTGGAATATGTCGGTCGTAGTGACTCACAGCTAAAAATTCGTGGTCACCGGATTGAGATCGGGGAGATTGAAGATCACTTTGCACGGCTTGATCAGATCCAGAACGTTGCCGTCATTCCGAAGAAAGAATCCGATGGACAAAATATGCTGGTTGGTTACTTTACATCGAAAGATGGCAGTACCCTCTCTGTTTCGGACATCAAAGCAGAACTGACGGAGAAACTACCTTCTTATTTTGTACCAAAGTGGATCTGTCAGCTGGATGAAATGCCGATTGCCCCAACTGGAAAAATCAATCGCAAAGCGATGGTATCCCTGCCTCATGTGGAACGATATGAAGATCGCCCTGACCGGGTCATGCCTGAGACGGAGACGGAATCCATTATCCTGGACGCATGGAAAGAAATCCTTCAGCACGATGACTTCGGTGTCGAAGACAGTTTCTTCAATATTGGTGGTGATTCACTCCGGGTCATTCATGTACTGGTCATTCTGAAGCCACATTATCCACAGCTGAAAATTGCCGACTTCTTTGCCGAGAAAACAGTCCGCGCTCTCGCTCGTCGTGTGGAAGTATTGTCTCTCAGTGCTGCAGAAGTTACGGATTCAGTGGTGACCGATGGTATGATTACACAATTATCCGAACACCCTGTGGAGTTAACAACCCAGTTAGGGTATCCACTCATTCGTGAACCTGAGCATGTGTTACTGACCGGAGCGACTGGTTATCTGGGCTCTCATGTGCTGCAACAGTTAATTCTGAATTCCAGTACACGAATCTACACCCTCGTTCGTCGACCATCCAATGGAATAACTGCAATGGAACGTTTGACTAACGTGCTGGAAGGTTATTTCGGCAAACAACTGACTGACCAGCTCTCCACTCGTGTGGAGATTATTGAAGGGGATCTCGAACAACCTAATCTCGGTCTGTCCGCTGAACAAACGGCTTATGTTCAGGATCGAATTGACCGTGTCATCCACTGCGCTGCAGACGTACGTCATTTTGGCGATGCCGATCAGTTCGCCAAAACAAACGTGGAAGGAACGGTGGCTTTACTGGATCTGATTCGCAGCAAACCTGGTGCTTCCTTCCACCATGTATCCACGATGGGTATTCCGGAAGATCTGGCACTCAGCGGACAATGGGAATCTTCCCTGCAATATGATCGGTTCCCGGCTGATTTGCATGTGGACAACCTGTATTCGGACAGTAAGCTTGAAGCCGAGAAAGTGCTCATGATTGCCGCCGAGCAAGGTGTACCTGTCAGCATCTATCGTGCAGGTAATCTCACTTGCCACTCCGAAACTGGACGCTTCCAGTCCAATATTGATAGCAACGCCTTTTATCGTATGATCAAAGCGATGTTATTGCTCGGCAAGGCTCCTGCGGCTGACTGGATGGTTGATTTTACACCGATCAACTATGCAAGTGAAGCTATCGTTCATTTGGCCTTACGTCAGGATACCGCCGGTCGTGTATTCCACATCTGTAATCCGGAGCCCATCCGCTATGATGAGCTGATCCTTTCTGTGAATCGGGCTGGTTACGAAGTTGAAACGCTACCATTCGCGGATTACACACGTTGGTTGTTCGATGCCAGCATCAGCAAAGAGCCGGAAGCTCTTCAGTTGGCTATTGCACAGCTTGAAGGCGACGGCGCGAAGGACTCAGCATATGTCTATGCTTGCCCTGTCACAACAGCTTATGTGGAACCTGCTGGCATCTCATGTGCAAAAACAGATGATCACTTCATCTCCGCCATGTTAGACTATGCCGTTCAGATTGGATATTTCCCGTCTGCAATCCGGCGCCATAACGGCACTTCTACAGCAATGGAGTAA
- a CDS encoding TraX family protein — translation MMQWIAMITMLIDHIGAVFFPHIIELRIIGRIAFPIYAFAVYIGYKHTRDVQKYIWRLFWIAIISQVPFMAAFNHYSLNVVWTLWSALLVLFVIDKMPSKLLRIPIVIGAGLFMEISQMDYGMYGLLLVLLFRYFQGPVLVVAHVLLNALYLLLHNSSVQMYSVLATAGIAIAQYYQAGFRMKGPRWVWRYFYPAHLAIIAIIRWV, via the coding sequence ATGATGCAGTGGATTGCCATGATCACAATGTTAATTGATCATATAGGGGCTGTCTTTTTTCCACATATTATAGAGTTGAGGATCATAGGTCGTATCGCTTTTCCAATTTATGCTTTTGCAGTGTATATCGGTTATAAACATACACGAGACGTACAAAAATACATATGGCGGCTGTTCTGGATTGCAATCATATCACAGGTGCCGTTCATGGCGGCGTTTAATCATTATTCTCTGAACGTGGTATGGACATTGTGGTCAGCCCTGTTGGTATTATTCGTTATCGATAAAATGCCATCCAAACTACTGCGGATTCCGATTGTCATTGGAGCAGGATTGTTTATGGAAATTAGCCAGATGGATTACGGGATGTACGGGTTGTTATTGGTTCTGTTATTCCGTTATTTCCAGGGTCCTGTACTTGTCGTGGCACATGTCTTGTTAAATGCACTATATCTTCTGCTGCATAACAGCTCTGTGCAAATGTATAGTGTGCTCGCAACCGCCGGCATTGCTATTGCTCAGTATTACCAGGCGGGTTTCCGTATGAAGGGGCCGCGTTGGGTCTGGCGTTATTTCTATCCAGCTCATCTTGCCATCATTGCAATTATCCGATGGGTCTAA
- a CDS encoding MarR family winged helix-turn-helix transcriptional regulator, with product MDYTLEQSVGFMLGFTHRKAVALLATRFKPYDITTEQFSVLFNVDRGEGVNQKELAARVFKDQPTTARIIDLLEKKGWVERRTSEQDRRAYLLYLTTEGKALIDILVPIEREMNKELAEGISEDQMEAFKHTLSLINRNL from the coding sequence ATGGACTATACACTGGAACAATCTGTTGGATTCATGCTGGGTTTCACACATCGTAAAGCTGTAGCTTTACTTGCAACACGATTCAAACCTTATGATATTACGACAGAGCAATTTTCTGTTCTCTTTAATGTTGACCGCGGTGAAGGTGTTAATCAGAAGGAACTCGCTGCACGTGTCTTCAAAGACCAACCCACCACTGCGCGGATCATTGATCTGCTTGAGAAAAAAGGCTGGGTAGAACGCCGGACCAGCGAACAGGATCGCAGAGCCTATCTGTTATATCTCACCACGGAAGGCAAAGCGTTAATTGATATCCTCGTTCCGATTGAAAGAGAAATGAATAAAGAACTTGCTGAAGGTATATCCGAAGACCAGATGGAAGCATTTAAACATACTCTTTCCCTCATTAACCGCAACTTGTAA
- a CDS encoding methyl-accepting chemotaxis protein has protein sequence MSFFSKNLLLSFTNIVIIGVALIASSYYFQKTVLVDQLHGQVEQITKKWAEDINPTEVQAAIAEGSYDGATQTKLRAYFDEMQEYYPNIAQAYIFGVELGGDNKRLTSLVAMPTNLREAFQSENVNIGDMYEQPVVVANALKEMLNTDRPTFTTFYSDDFGTWTTIAYPIKDSNGKIFSYFAIDADASAVPAGLNSLLKNGIIILVAFLLLFLIIQYLVVKNTLSPIRHLIKGIDDVSRGNLNVNIPTGKDDLGLVNEKFNTMVRKINDTIVKVQITSQEVNQSAKELYEVSERNSENADSINNNVTQITSNIRSQEQATRDSARAMSEMATVIQTIASSSASVADEAYEMERRSQQGNSVVRQVSEQMNLITESVKNTASAIEVLESRSQEIGDILNIISGISSQTNLLALNASIEAARVGEEGRGFAVVAGEVRKLAEQSEQATSQVGVLIQEIQAGIKQAVRAMEQGTSEVDTGLSVADQTGQLFEDILEAAKKVSNQIQEVSSATEEISAGTEEMTATADDLSSSVSKTANSSEQISSSVDEQKASLITLVDSSTRLNTMSEELQELISHFNVSKQ, from the coding sequence ATGTCGTTTTTCTCCAAAAATTTGTTACTCTCATTTACGAATATCGTTATCATCGGGGTAGCACTTATCGCAAGCAGTTACTATTTTCAAAAAACAGTTCTTGTTGATCAACTGCATGGACAGGTGGAACAGATTACCAAAAAGTGGGCTGAAGATATCAATCCTACCGAGGTACAAGCTGCTATTGCGGAAGGTAGCTATGATGGAGCAACACAAACGAAATTACGAGCGTATTTCGATGAGATGCAAGAATATTATCCTAACATTGCACAAGCCTACATCTTCGGTGTTGAGCTCGGTGGCGATAACAAGAGATTAACTTCCCTTGTAGCGATGCCGACCAACCTAAGAGAGGCTTTTCAAAGTGAGAACGTAAATATTGGTGACATGTATGAGCAGCCGGTCGTTGTAGCCAATGCACTGAAAGAAATGCTTAATACGGATCGCCCAACATTCACAACATTTTATTCCGATGATTTCGGAACTTGGACAACCATTGCATATCCAATCAAAGACAGCAACGGTAAGATTTTCTCATATTTTGCCATTGATGCAGATGCATCAGCCGTACCCGCGGGACTAAACTCCTTGCTCAAAAACGGAATTATCATCCTTGTGGCCTTCTTGCTGTTATTCCTGATTATCCAATACCTTGTCGTTAAAAACACACTCTCCCCTATCCGTCACTTGATCAAAGGAATTGATGACGTGAGTCGGGGTAATTTGAATGTCAACATTCCGACAGGAAAAGACGATCTGGGACTCGTTAATGAGAAGTTCAACACCATGGTTCGCAAAATCAACGATACTATCGTTAAAGTGCAAATCACATCACAAGAAGTAAATCAGTCTGCCAAAGAGCTATATGAAGTTTCCGAGCGCAACAGTGAGAATGCAGATTCTATCAATAATAATGTGACTCAAATCACTTCCAACATTCGTTCACAGGAACAGGCAACCCGGGATAGTGCACGGGCCATGTCCGAGATGGCTACCGTAATCCAGACGATTGCCAGCAGCTCGGCAAGTGTAGCGGATGAAGCCTATGAGATGGAACGTCGTTCACAACAAGGTAACAGCGTTGTCCGTCAGGTATCTGAACAGATGAATCTGATTACGGAATCAGTTAAGAATACCGCTTCTGCCATTGAGGTTCTGGAGAGTCGTTCACAGGAAATCGGTGATATTCTCAATATCATCTCGGGTATCTCCAGCCAGACTAACTTGCTTGCTCTTAATGCTTCCATTGAAGCAGCTCGTGTTGGTGAAGAAGGAAGAGGATTTGCAGTTGTTGCAGGTGAAGTACGTAAACTTGCCGAGCAGTCTGAACAAGCGACCAGCCAGGTTGGCGTATTGATCCAAGAGATTCAAGCTGGAATTAAACAAGCTGTACGTGCAATGGAACAAGGTACGTCAGAAGTAGATACAGGACTCAGCGTAGCCGATCAAACAGGACAACTTTTCGAAGATATTTTAGAAGCAGCGAAAAAAGTATCTAATCAGATTCAGGAAGTATCAAGCGCGACGGAAGAAATCTCTGCGGGTACGGAGGAAATGACCGCTACAGCGGACGACTTGTCTTCAAGCGTAAGTAAGACAGCAAACAGCAGTGAACAAATTTCCTCATCTGTTGATGAGCAAAAAGCATCTTTGATTACACTGGTAGACTCCTCCACACGTCTTAATACCATGTCTGAGGAACTCCAAGAATTGATCTCTCATTTCAATGTAAGCAAACAATAA